The segment TGTTATAGAGAATGGAGCATTAGTTTATACTACAACAAAAACCTATTCTAAAAGAAAATATACAGAAGAAGAATGGGATAGCATGTTACCTTGGTTAAAAACCGCTTATGACTTTAGCCAAGAGAAAGTTATGTTTAAAAAAGTATAAGTTTATTCTTTAGAATTAAAGGAAACAGTAACATTTTGATCCTTCAGTTCGTGTAAATGTTTTTCAACTTTAAATTCAGAAGCTTTAAAATCGTTTTGTCTATTCTTTTTAATTTTTAAACGGTGTGCGCTTTTTAAAAAACGCCTAATCTCTATTTTTGAGTCTAAAATTAAACCGGGAACTCCTACGTTATTGCCATCATCATCTTTGGCAACCATCGTAAAATAAGAAGAGTTACAGTGTTTTTTAACGCCCGTATGGATGTTTTCAGCCTCTACACGAATGCCAATAATCATGGAGGTTCTTCCCACATAATTCACCGATGCCTTCATTGTTACTAGTTCGCCAACTTCAATAGGGCTCAAAAAATTTACGGTATCTACCGAAGCGGTCACACAATAGTTTTTACTGTGTTTAGAGGCGCAAGCAAAGGCAATCTGGTCCATAAGTGATAAAATGTACCCACCGTGTATTTTTCCGCTGAAATTCGTGTGGGAGGGCAACATGAGTTGTGAAATGGTTACTTGCGATTCTTCTACGTGTTTATGGACTGTACTCATCTAATTTCTATTAAAGTGTGGTGAATTTTCTTGGGTAACATCGGTGACAAAATACTTGGTGTCGCCCCAAAAGAAAAAGGTGTCGTAGCGTTCAACATAACTCAGCTTTACGTAACTCCCTTGATATTCTTTTAATTTTTTGATCACATCGGCCTCTTGGTCCAAAACTGAAAACGAAAATATCTGTGCCCCGCTAATGCCTTGGCTTATTTCGCCTTCCCACGTTTTTACAATAACGCCCCTGTGGCTGAATTTTATAAGCTCGCCAGCCCGAGTACCTTCACTAAAAGTTACAAAATACACAAAGGCAAAGTAAGCTAAATACAATGCTAATAGGCTTCCTAAGATGATAAAGAGTATTTTTTTCAT is part of the Marixanthomonas ophiurae genome and harbors:
- a CDS encoding 6-phosphogluconate dehydrogenase; the encoded protein is MKKILFIILGSLLALYLAYFAFVYFVTFSEGTRAGELIKFSHRGVIVKTWEGEISQGISGAQIFSFSVLDQEADVIKKLKEYQGSYVKLSYVERYDTFFFWGDTKYFVTDVTQENSPHFNRN
- a CDS encoding acyl-CoA thioesterase, with protein sequence MSTVHKHVEESQVTISQLMLPSHTNFSGKIHGGYILSLMDQIAFACASKHSKNYCVTASVDTVNFLSPIEVGELVTMKASVNYVGRTSMIIGIRVEAENIHTGVKKHCNSSYFTMVAKDDDGNNVGVPGLILDSKIEIRRFLKSAHRLKIKKNRQNDFKASEFKVEKHLHELKDQNVTVSFNSKE